From a single Microbacterium murale genomic region:
- a CDS encoding response regulator codes for MKLLIADDDPQMVRALRITLSAHGYDVVAAADGAAAIAAAAQTHPDIILLDLGMPRLDGIEVIHALRGWTTAPIIVISGRTGSADKVEALDAGADDFVTKPFQVDELLARLRALSRRAAPTTGESTVRFADVVIDLAAKAVTRAGSRVHLTPTEWRMLEHLARNPGALVTRQDLLKGIWGSEQVSDSGYLRLYMSQLRKKLEASPAAPEHLLTESGMGYRLVL; via the coding sequence GTGAAGCTCCTCATCGCCGACGACGACCCGCAGATGGTGCGCGCCCTCCGGATCACGCTTTCCGCGCACGGCTACGACGTGGTCGCCGCCGCTGACGGCGCCGCCGCGATCGCCGCAGCCGCGCAGACGCATCCAGACATCATCCTGCTCGATCTCGGAATGCCGCGGCTCGACGGCATCGAGGTGATCCACGCCCTCCGCGGCTGGACGACGGCACCCATCATCGTCATATCCGGACGTACCGGATCCGCGGACAAGGTCGAGGCCCTGGATGCCGGCGCGGATGACTTCGTCACGAAGCCCTTCCAAGTCGACGAGCTGCTCGCCCGGCTGCGCGCACTGTCCCGCCGTGCAGCGCCGACGACCGGCGAATCGACCGTGCGCTTCGCGGACGTCGTGATCGATCTGGCCGCGAAGGCCGTGACGCGCGCAGGCTCTCGGGTGCACCTCACACCGACCGAGTGGCGGATGCTGGAGCACCTCGCCCGCAACCCCGGCGCACTCGTCACTCGCCAAGATCTGCTGAAGGGGATCTGGGGCAGCGAACAGGTGTCGGATTCGGGTTACCTGAGGTTGTACATGTCGCAGCTGCGCAAGAAACTCGAGGCGTCACCTGCTGCGCCGGAGCATCTGCTGACAGAGTCGGGGATGGGTTACCGCCTGGTGCTCTGA